In Dehalococcoidia bacterium, a single window of DNA contains:
- a CDS encoding DUF6094 domain-containing protein, translating to MASGTLRNLAESAFVRTPPSVTIRVLRNLLAQRLPSGEVMLPHALAGDGYPITVLDPTCGEGDLLEPLAAYDTARLFGVEISAERAAESRKRLPGAAIVTTALEATRITPQSLSLVLTNPPYMVVNGHRLEYAVIRESGKALLPGGIMVAIIPARQWDGTMVNHWARNYENIRAWRFADGDPETVEESFARFTQIVVIGVRREQELEKPDPGIKAAIAGWRWRIPDSEEESPWAGGVELPIVPDAPIADPYIVPPSGAALPEIKVVRADDSQLLLALDSSGAHLSQAWQAATQWQGSGRVDAPVMPATGTAHLAADILTGLLDGDVVTGPDGQPYIFNTFVTSEMAPIEVDEDQKGKGVVRILQQQDKAVLTVLSLGTGAVNTYTGVDAFAFLKPWLPTLAVQVRAKRQPVYDLHAFDWEIAVMAEIGLDKALPGAELPGLAAPQIHRSIAMLRALEVHRKVAIQGEMGTGKTRMLTGLIALFAKRWACRPEVIARALAPHHDRIAACRDEITARMEQDRAADVSDLKATLRGLIADRQAVLDGFAGFTGAKAPAWIKDLQSAWRNNRHLKLLGITRPLKALPVAVASPKRVTTVWEYEIAAAYPGCETIVIESHHDVRRWLRRCTESDALAVVAIFPQSLTRPGRVVWKPAVLQKQVEAESVVTEEAKAEHAQWDTEKGRWTFPAPGKGGAYDPALPVRELLEMKQRDKVVGFTDKLTGRTITEWLITPNFFCPDCGKLVEGEPRGRKKEREDTDAADAAETKEETLEPVTSITYFVKQQRSCRHCDAPLWTRVWTPATEAKAGMPTFGIWSAAAGQLAEQARVRAVIAETDKTKKRRKPRNPQRITTCPVERPEEQFEAEITRYNAKDAAWDELTVGVTLSDPIEDSFSPYECAPSNAR from the coding sequence ATGGCCAGCGGCACGCTGCGCAACCTTGCCGAGTCCGCCTTCGTGCGGACCCCACCCTCGGTCACCATCCGCGTCCTGCGGAACCTGCTCGCCCAGCGCCTCCCGTCGGGCGAGGTGATGCTGCCCCACGCCCTCGCGGGCGACGGGTACCCGATCACCGTCCTCGATCCGACGTGCGGCGAGGGCGACCTGCTGGAGCCGCTGGCCGCGTACGACACGGCGCGGCTGTTCGGCGTCGAGATCAGCGCCGAGCGCGCAGCCGAGAGCCGCAAGCGCCTGCCCGGCGCTGCCATCGTCACGACCGCGCTCGAGGCGACGCGCATCACGCCGCAGAGCCTCAGCCTGGTGCTGACCAACCCGCCCTACATGGTGGTGAACGGCCACCGCCTGGAGTACGCCGTCATCCGCGAGTCGGGCAAGGCGCTGCTCCCCGGCGGCATCATGGTCGCCATCATCCCGGCTCGCCAGTGGGACGGGACGATGGTCAACCACTGGGCGCGCAACTACGAGAACATCCGCGCTTGGCGCTTCGCCGACGGCGACCCGGAGACGGTCGAGGAGAGCTTCGCGCGCTTCACGCAGATCGTGGTGATCGGCGTGCGGCGCGAGCAGGAGCTCGAGAAACCGGACCCCGGCATCAAGGCCGCCATCGCCGGCTGGCGCTGGCGCATCCCCGACAGCGAGGAGGAGTCCCCGTGGGCCGGCGGCGTCGAGCTGCCCATCGTGCCGGACGCCCCGATCGCCGACCCGTACATCGTCCCGCCGAGCGGCGCGGCGCTGCCCGAGATCAAGGTCGTCAGGGCCGATGACTCGCAGCTGCTGCTCGCCCTCGACTCCTCTGGCGCGCACCTGAGCCAGGCGTGGCAGGCTGCTACGCAGTGGCAGGGCAGCGGCCGCGTGGACGCCCCGGTGATGCCCGCGACCGGCACCGCCCACCTCGCCGCCGACATCCTCACCGGATTGCTGGACGGTGATGTGGTCACCGGCCCGGACGGCCAGCCCTACATCTTCAACACCTTCGTGACGAGCGAGATGGCGCCGATCGAGGTGGACGAGGACCAGAAGGGCAAGGGGGTCGTCCGCATCCTTCAGCAGCAGGACAAGGCCGTGCTGACCGTGCTGAGCCTGGGGACGGGCGCGGTCAACACCTACACGGGTGTGGACGCTTTCGCATTCCTCAAGCCCTGGCTCCCGACGCTGGCGGTCCAGGTGCGAGCCAAGCGCCAGCCGGTCTACGACCTGCACGCCTTCGACTGGGAGATCGCGGTGATGGCGGAGATCGGCCTGGACAAGGCTCTCCCCGGCGCCGAGCTCCCCGGCCTGGCTGCGCCGCAGATCCACCGCAGCATCGCGATGCTGCGCGCCCTGGAGGTGCATCGCAAGGTCGCCATTCAGGGCGAAATGGGGACGGGTAAAACGCGGATGCTGACCGGCCTGATCGCCCTGTTCGCCAAGCGCTGGGCCTGTCGGCCCGAGGTGATCGCCCGCGCGCTGGCGCCGCACCACGACCGGATCGCGGCCTGCCGCGACGAGATCACGGCGCGGATGGAGCAAGACCGGGCGGCCGACGTGTCGGACCTGAAGGCCACCCTGCGCGGCCTCATTGCCGACCGCCAGGCGGTGCTCGACGGCTTCGCCGGCTTCACCGGCGCGAAGGCGCCGGCCTGGATCAAGGACCTCCAGAGCGCCTGGCGCAACAACCGCCACCTGAAGCTGCTGGGCATCACCCGGCCGCTCAAGGCGCTCCCGGTCGCCGTCGCCTCGCCCAAGCGCGTGACGACGGTCTGGGAGTACGAGATCGCCGCGGCCTACCCGGGCTGCGAGACCATCGTCATCGAGAGCCACCACGACGTCCGCCGCTGGCTGCGCCGCTGCACCGAGTCGGACGCCCTCGCCGTCGTCGCCATCTTCCCGCAGAGCCTGACCCGGCCGGGCCGCGTAGTGTGGAAGCCCGCGGTCCTGCAGAAGCAGGTCGAGGCGGAGAGTGTGGTGACGGAGGAGGCCAAGGCCGAGCACGCCCAGTGGGACACCGAGAAGGGCCGCTGGACATTCCCCGCGCCGGGCAAGGGCGGCGCCTACGACCCGGCGCTGCCGGTGCGTGAGCTGCTCGAGATGAAGCAGCGGGACAAGGTCGTCGGCTTCACCGACAAGCTGACCGGACGCACCATCACCGAGTGGCTCATCACCCCGAACTTCTTCTGCCCCGACTGCGGCAAGCTCGTCGAGGGCGAGCCACGCGGGCGCAAGAAGGAGCGGGAGGACACCGACGCCGCTGATGCCGCGGAGACGAAGGAGGAGACGCTGGAGCCTGTGACCAGCATCACCTACTTCGTCAAGCAGCAGCGCTCCTGCCGCCACTGCGACGCCCCGCTCTGGACGCGGGTCTGGACGCCGGCGACGGAGGCAAAGGCGGGCATGCCCACCTTCGGCATCTGGAGCGCGGCGGCGGGCCAACTCGCCGAGCAGGCGCGTGTGCGCGCGGTGATCGCCGAGACGGATAAGACCAAGAAGCGGCGCAAGCCGCGCAACCCCCAGCGCATCACCACCTGCCCGGTGGAGCGACCCGAGGAGCAGTTCGAGGCCGAGATCACGCGCTACAATGCGAAGGATGCGGCCTGGGACGAGCTGACGGTCGGCGTCACCCTGTCGGACCCCATCGAGGACAGCTTCAGCCCGTACGAATGTGCGCCGTCTAACGCACGTTAG